From the Chthoniobacterales bacterium genome, one window contains:
- a CDS encoding queuosine precursor transporter, translating to MERANAPTLKDKTFKLYDVVSMLFVAVYLISQVASAKLFSFGPFQFPGAIIIFPFSYIFGDILTEVYGYARTRRTIWIGFFSAVLMAVTFWVVEKLPPAAGWLNQEAYEKILGIVPRVVLGSIVGYWVGEFVNSFVMAKLKIFTEGKHLWTRTIGSTLAGQAFDTAAFVLIAFSSMMPFPVLLKLSLSVYVFKVVYETVATPLTYAIVGYLKRIEGIDIYDRGTNFSPFRF from the coding sequence ATGGAACGCGCCAACGCCCCTACTCTGAAGGACAAAACGTTTAAGCTTTACGACGTAGTGTCGATGTTATTTGTGGCGGTATATCTCATTTCACAGGTGGCTAGCGCGAAATTGTTTTCGTTCGGACCGTTCCAGTTTCCTGGGGCGATCATAATATTTCCATTCAGTTACATCTTCGGTGACATCTTGACCGAGGTTTACGGTTATGCCCGAACCCGCCGAACCATTTGGATTGGGTTTTTTTCCGCCGTCTTGATGGCCGTCACGTTTTGGGTTGTTGAGAAACTGCCGCCAGCGGCAGGGTGGCTGAATCAAGAGGCTTACGAGAAGATCCTTGGAATAGTACCGCGGGTCGTCCTCGGCAGCATCGTGGGCTACTGGGTGGGAGAGTTCGTGAACTCCTTTGTAATGGCGAAACTAAAGATATTCACCGAAGGCAAGCATCTATGGACACGAACAATAGGCTCGACCCTGGCGGGGCAAGCGTTCGATACCGCCGCCTTTGTTCTCATTGCTTTCTCAAGCATGATGCCCTTCCCGGTGCTCCTTAAGCTTTCCCTCAGCGTTTACGTCTTCAAAGTTGTCTACGAAACCGTGGCAACTCCACTTACCTACGCAATTGTCGGGTACCTGAAGCGTATTGAGGGTATAGACATCTACGACCGCGGGACCAATTTTTCTCCTTTTAGATTTTGA
- a CDS encoding recombinase family protein yields the protein MRVDSWESLGCLDCLGKYRVPIIADGTEIDFSSFATAIPLLFAADERLDNVQKISDSKAALRLEGKLASGGKTLPFAVRYSRRKHKFRYDVKDIWRVQKAFELVDLGNTNLSSVARATGFQRTGIRYILTNPIYIGIRRYDTKRDPNVKRVGRDGRKTYRPKIRLLPEEILEIRVIAQPAVPPDRFQRVQRILEELRLNHVATLPKEKRVHLCTTYGRCGCCGQALYISGNGKKDKVTGMPLLWYCCRSQHPGKKGTLPRCTNSWTNSKKLNALLVAFATSVLTDPELLTGLIRRSIKLSSDVIRPFPKRGGVQELIAKLEKQEHKLIRMCSSDAISIAELKRERMKVRDEMDRLRAASSPPECRPMTLEGFARLVIKGALGFQRLQNAREQKTVLEQIFSEVFFRHDTITAFRFTPSLVGSTDEHAKEMGRIINLEKPFRITPEIPESHKQCSKCLAILPNDSFRKGRLLCPDCFRVYNTQRSRHYRQRRTLNIGPQASA from the coding sequence ATGCGTGTTGACTCTTGGGAGAGTCTCGGTTGCCTGGATTGCCTCGGAAAATATCGTGTCCCGATCATCGCGGACGGCACGGAGATCGATTTTTCGAGTTTTGCTACTGCGATCCCTCTCCTGTTTGCCGCGGACGAACGTCTCGATAACGTGCAGAAGATTTCCGACAGCAAGGCAGCCTTGAGGCTCGAAGGGAAATTGGCATCAGGGGGAAAAACGCTCCCATTCGCAGTGCGCTACAGCAGACGGAAGCACAAATTCCGTTACGACGTGAAGGATATCTGGCGCGTCCAGAAGGCTTTTGAACTGGTAGATTTGGGAAACACCAACCTCTCGTCCGTTGCCCGCGCCACGGGCTTTCAGCGCACCGGCATACGCTATATTCTCACTAACCCAATCTACATCGGCATCCGCCGGTATGACACCAAGCGCGATCCGAACGTGAAACGCGTTGGCCGTGATGGCCGCAAAACCTATCGACCCAAAATTCGGTTACTTCCCGAAGAGATTCTCGAAATACGCGTCATCGCACAGCCAGCGGTCCCGCCCGATCGCTTTCAACGCGTGCAGCGAATATTGGAAGAGTTGCGACTCAACCACGTCGCAACTCTGCCGAAGGAAAAGCGCGTTCACCTCTGCACGACCTACGGGAGATGCGGTTGCTGCGGCCAGGCGCTCTATATTAGTGGAAACGGCAAGAAGGATAAGGTTACAGGGATGCCGCTGCTATGGTACTGCTGCCGCAGCCAGCATCCCGGCAAAAAGGGAACCCTGCCGCGTTGCACCAATTCGTGGACGAATTCCAAAAAACTCAACGCACTGCTCGTCGCGTTTGCGACCAGCGTTCTCACCGATCCGGAGTTGTTGACGGGACTCATCAGAAGATCGATCAAGCTCTCGTCAGATGTAATCCGTCCGTTCCCAAAACGCGGAGGAGTGCAAGAATTGATCGCGAAGCTCGAAAAACAAGAGCACAAACTCATCCGAATGTGCTCTTCGGACGCGATCTCCATCGCGGAATTGAAACGTGAACGAATGAAGGTTCGCGACGAGATGGACCGGCTTCGCGCCGCCAGCTCGCCGCCGGAATGCCGGCCGATGACCCTTGAAGGATTTGCACGGCTGGTAATCAAAGGCGCGCTCGGCTTCCAGCGCCTTCAGAATGCCCGCGAGCAAAAGACGGTGCTGGAGCAAATCTTTTCCGAGGTGTTCTTCCGCCACGACACAATAACGGCGTTTCGCTTCACTCCGAGCCTCGTCGGAAGCACGGACGAGCACGCAAAAGAAATGGGACGGATCATCAATCTGGAAAAACCGTTCCGCATCACACCCGAAATCCCAGAGAGTCACAAGCAGTGCTCCAAGTGCCTTGCGATCTTGCCAAACGATTCATTTCGCAAGGGTCGGTTGCTCTGCCCCGATTGCTTTCGGGTCTACAACACCCAACGATCCCGACACTATCGCCAGCGTCGCACCCTTAACATCGGGCCGCAGGCTTCGGCCTAA
- a CDS encoding class I SAM-dependent methyltransferase, which produces MDLHRLYDDAAKDWSRDTPEVRDDLITWPFLVRKIRDFASNGIVVDIGCGTGNICRLASPHVKTAIGLDISQEMISEAERCSAGVRNVLYVRADMRHLAGAIAPTSADLVLSIFGYCCLESREELNLTLRETAHILKPGGRLLLQIPHPCEPLFESKSQWARELDPLGNYFNNGATVRRRLRMVNGKWVTVGRHHFTLSCYFDEILNVGLAIRQVIEPQAPAQLIEKHPDLAPEAARPSSIFIVAQRL; this is translated from the coding sequence GTGGATCTCCATCGCCTGTACGACGACGCGGCCAAAGATTGGTCGCGAGATACTCCCGAAGTCAGAGACGATCTCATCACATGGCCCTTTCTCGTCAGGAAGATACGGGATTTCGCTTCCAACGGCATTGTCGTCGATATCGGCTGCGGCACTGGCAACATTTGCCGTCTTGCAAGCCCGCATGTGAAAACGGCCATCGGACTAGACATCTCACAAGAAATGATATCTGAAGCCGAGCGATGTTCGGCCGGAGTTCGCAACGTTCTGTATGTCAGAGCCGACATGAGGCACCTTGCAGGCGCGATCGCCCCTACCTCGGCAGATTTGGTTTTGTCAATTTTCGGATATTGCTGCCTTGAATCCCGTGAAGAATTGAACCTCACGTTGCGCGAGACTGCTCATATATTGAAACCTGGCGGACGGCTACTCTTACAGATACCGCACCCCTGCGAACCACTATTTGAAAGCAAGTCGCAATGGGCTCGCGAACTCGACCCCTTGGGAAACTATTTCAACAATGGCGCGACGGTGCGACGACGATTGCGCATGGTAAATGGCAAATGGGTTACCGTAGGTCGCCATCATTTTACCCTCAGTTGTTATTTCGACGAGATATTAAACGTAGGTCTGGCGATTCGGCAGGTCATCGAACCTCAAGCGCCGGCGCAATTGATCGAGAAGCATCCGGATCTTGCTCCCGAAGCGGCACGACCATCGTCCATATTCATCGTGGCGCAGAGGTTGTAG